The Paracoccus sediminicola genome includes a window with the following:
- a CDS encoding recombinase family protein — protein MNLGYARISTDRGQDTAAQLDALRTAGCERVFEERASGGRWDRPELHRMLDQLRDGDVVIVWKLDRLSRSLKDLLSIMEKIDAAGAGFRSLTEAINTTTPAGRMMMQMVGVFAEFEREMIRERTRAGLERARKKGRHPGRKPKLSGDQRREIRDLVRSGKRTEAEAARLFNVHRSTISRVMREASPDAAA, from the coding sequence GTGAACCTTGGCTATGCTCGCATTTCCACAGATCGCGGTCAGGATACCGCCGCGCAGCTCGACGCGCTGCGTACCGCCGGGTGCGAGCGCGTGTTCGAAGAACGCGCGTCCGGTGGACGTTGGGATCGGCCGGAGCTGCACCGGATGCTCGACCAGCTCCGCGACGGCGACGTGGTGATCGTCTGGAAGCTCGACCGGCTGTCGCGGTCGCTGAAAGACTTGCTTTCCATCATGGAGAAGATAGATGCCGCCGGGGCCGGGTTCCGGTCACTGACCGAAGCCATAAACACTACGACCCCTGCTGGGCGCATGATGATGCAGATGGTTGGCGTCTTCGCCGAGTTCGAGCGCGAGATGATCCGTGAGCGCACGCGCGCCGGGTTGGAGCGCGCTCGCAAGAAGGGACGCCACCCAGGGCGCAAGCCGAAGCTCTCCGGCGACCAGCGCCGGGAAATCCGCGACCTAGTGCGATCCGGCAAGCGTACCGAGGCCGAAGCTGCACGCCTGTTCAATGTTCACCGGTCCACGATCAGCCGTGTCATGCGGGAGGCGTCACCCGATGCAGCAGCTTGA
- a CDS encoding WGR domain-containing protein translates to MQQLEMFPEDIRIERVDHDVNMYRFYRLRLMPDLFGGVSLLREWGRIGTQGRHRIDCFEDAGRAADAMVALYQAKQKRGYQLSG, encoded by the coding sequence ATGCAGCAGCTTGAGATGTTTCCCGAGGATATCCGCATCGAGCGCGTGGATCACGACGTCAATATGTATCGCTTCTATCGGCTGCGCTTGATGCCGGACCTCTTCGGCGGCGTGTCGCTGTTACGTGAGTGGGGCCGCATCGGCACCCAGGGGCGGCACAGGATCGACTGTTTCGAGGATGCAGGCCGCGCCGCCGACGCGATGGTTGCGCTCTACCAGGCAAAGCAGAAGCGGGGCTACCAACTCTCGGGATGA